A stretch of Henckelia pumila isolate YLH828 chromosome 4, ASM3356847v2, whole genome shotgun sequence DNA encodes these proteins:
- the LOC140862024 gene encoding uncharacterized protein, translating to MRVYIKSIDEKAWQRVLQGWNPPRRTDGEGDFPLKPETDWNADESAASNMNNKALNAIFTSLESNMFSIVTNCVCAKQAWEKLQMHCEGSESVRRTKRRILTTQFETLRMEESETIDNYERRLRKIKNEAIDLGDAISNERLVSKVLRSLPERFQMKICAIDESKDTSILGLDELMS from the coding sequence ATGCGTGTCTACATCAAGTCGATTGATGAAAAGGCATGGCAACGTGTACTACAAGGCTGGAATCCACCAAGAAGAACTGATGGGGAAGGAGACTTTCCACTCAAACCAGAAACGGATTGGAACGCCGATGAAAGTGCTGCTTCGAATATGAACAACAAAGCCCTTAATGCTATATTTACTTCTCTTGAGTCTAATATGTTTTCAATAGTCACTAATTGTGTTTGTGCTAAACAGGCCTGGGAAAAACTTCAAATGCACTGTGAAGGATCTGAAAGTGTGCGTCGAACCAAAAGAAGGATTCTCACTACTCAGTTCGAAACCTTGAGGATGGAAGAGAGTGAGACGATCGATAATTATGAACGCCGCTTGAGGAAGATTAAGAATGAGGCAATTGATCTTGGTGATGCTATTTCGAATGAACGCCTTGTAAGCAAAGTGTTGAGATCACTGCCGGAAAGATTTCAAATGAAGATTTGTGCAATTGATGAATCAAAAGACACATCAATTCTGGGATTGGATGAATTGATGAGTTAA